The sequence GTTGTTCCAACGGTTGCTGATCCTGATGTCTCTAGTGATGAGGAAAAAGATCTAGTTAGGCGGTTCctcttgaacaagaacgtgtcaccacacgacatctttgggttcaaaggtaTCATGATATTAAAAATATTATTGGAGGTAGGGATTCTACTGCTAACacaagaggtcaacttcaaaatatttgcaattttggttgttatctttcgcaagtagagcctaggaatattgatgaagctcttagtgatcctttttgggtaaatgcaatgcatgaagagttaaatcagtttcaaagacaatatgtatggaaactcgtaccttgtccccccaatataaatattgttggtaccaatggatatttaagaacaagtctgatgaatttggcaccattgtcagaaacaaagctagacttgtcgctcaaggatattcacagattgaagggatcgactttgacgaaacctttgctcctgtatcacgtcttgagtccattcgattatcattatctcatgcttgttttcttaaggttaagttgtttcagatggacattaaATCGGCCTTCCTAAATGgaacttaaaggaagaagtctatgtcgctcaacataagggttttgaaaaccctgattttccCGATCATATTCTTAAACTTAACAAGGCATTgtacgggttaaaacaagcacctcgtgcctggtttgaaaaactaactacttatcttcttaggaaaggtttttcaagagctggagatgataaaacattgtttaccaaatggagtgggaaagatgttgtaattactcaagtttatgtagatgatatcatctatggatcaacatcggagaaacttgcaaaatattttcaagtttctcttagtaaggagtttgaaatgagcaacgttagtgaattaaaattatttttgggttcacaaattcaacaacacaaggatggaatttacttatctcaagaaaaatatgaaaaaaatcttgtttcaagattcggtcttgataagtcaactccaaaacttactcctatgcctaccacgggtaaactacatagagatgagaaaggtgtcaatgtggatcaaaaactttatcgatatATTATTGGAAGTATTTTGTATCTCACTGCCACGAGACCTGACATtgattttagtgttggttgttgtgctaggtttcaggaaaatccaaaggaatctcatcttgccaccataaagaggatcatacgatatatcaatcacactgccgggtatggtctttcttacactttcgatactaacactgatcttactgcctattcagatgtcgATTGGGCAGGgtgtgtggaagacagaaagaTTACATCAtggggattctactatgtagggatgaatcttgtagcttggcatagcaagaaacaaaattcacaatctctttcaacatgtgaagcagaatatattgcagcTAGTTCatgctgtactcaactcctatggatgaaagaaaatgcttgctgattatggaattggtTCTGGAATAataaagatcttttgtgataactcaaatgTGACTCGCATCAccgagaatcctgttgagcactcaagaactaagcacatagacatcaggtaccattttattcgcgatctttatgaagatggtattatcactatggaatttgtgccttccgaacaacagttggctgatattctcaccaaaccattagacaccgCCACTTCAGCAcctacgacagtctattggtgttgttctggttcattagttcctcataactcttgcccctgcttTTATCTCGATATTTTGTTTTTGCGCAATTGAGTTTCAAATTCCAGAATAGTGTTGAGTCTTGTTTGCGTTTGTTTCTAGTAGATGTGTTTCTGTCAAGTATCCTAGTGCTTgttagaaatcctttttttcttgtgaaagtaaggtctcctttgttgttccttcgggaatgacattttatgggggagagttctttttgaacttgtgcttaattttcaaatctttgtggggagtgcggctgtggaatattttaggggttatcttatatctttataaactccttgatgaatgcatttaacttaggctttatgatggcatctaaataagttgatatgttattctcttttggtcatgaagtatctctatgaaaatttcatgaggatcccactagttttcgtacctttgccaatttatattgacaaaaagggggagaattaatgtgtaatgtgatactacaaatacatatggtttatggatcattatgtaagggggagtggttttcatgtcgagatgaagtattgactaagggggagtgttacatatcaccatagtattgttgtcaaagttgtgatacaattgacctttgatgctgtgtaataatactatgacactgtataacaatgattgagagcatttgttttctcattgttatcgctacggatcttcaacaactacgatgatgaacttacaacctttaggatcatggagtacttggaagtgacgaagatttcaagtcgcgttgaagatgccaaggagatcaagcatttggatgagaagctacaatttttatttactttgtaatccatatgtatcgatagttttgtcgctaaaattgacaaagggggggattgttagagcactgctcggtcgaactcgcatgcaaattgctatctcaagcatgtttgtcaatgttagtgatcaaaattgtaagtcttgatttctagcctatttatagatgtctcggactaggacatagtttgtgtagttgagcttagacttcacgatgcttatcacttgaagacgaagaactactaaggagagcttgtggaacttcatcgacaaaaggtatgtggagacttaaactcatctatcacttggaaagtctatttctactatatctcccatattgagacataagtcgtgttacgatatagttttctctatacacatttgagatttcgagctgagtatatctcgcttacatatttctcgaaatatgtgttggtaagatttcgcttcaaccaagttcatcttatatcatgagaaaattgccgagtaacatcttacatggtttgtgtgatacaatcatttggtgtaagacttggaatgtttcgataatgattattttaatatcttgaaaattgctttgatgctaatcgtgtgtgaaaacgactattgtcattatagaagaatgtttcaatgattgaaacaaagagtttagaatcttgtaaccatctttggatataagcatagcgtgctcgcacattagtgtagaagtccaaaaccgggagcctaaagtatgcatacttgtgtgtgtacaaaaaggttgtaggagactgggtttgcgtacccgtacgcatactggcggaagttcacgtccatgaatttctgttgagtttgaaaaccaaaaccaaactcatccgattacctaaagtacgcgttcacgtacgcatactggcggaaagttcacgtccgtgaatttctgctgagtttgaaaaataaaacaaactcaaatccggttgcttaagtacgcatacatgtacacatacttaagtaggttactttctaaaatcggttgtacatgaacctaaaacatttatcaataaggaatgcaatctttacaaccgtggctataatgttcatgtattgattcgagtaaatcaaaccgatgttgcttcaattgtgttcttgtataaatccatgagaatatagcaattgaaaaactctttaactagtttcatttgagtcatttgaactagttatggttaagatgaataaggtttatatgagagtaatcatatggataacctcggttaactatttgtgaaccagcaTGATGTacacgtttggatacggttacataaacctaaatgagggtacattttatttgtgtgtaacaagctaagttcgatctaacggttgaaagatattagcttggttgaatcaggtttttcatctaacggtgaatattgaatgctttgttaccaaggtaacttggattgcaaaccctgatttgaaaactatataaaggagaactctagcaactgggaaacctaatccccacacctcctgtgttctactagttgcataactagagtcgattctcctttaaccttaggtttcttctcgagaccctgtaggttaacgacttgaagacttcattgggattgtgaacccatACCCaaatattctctttgtagttgcgtgatctgatcttgctgtttctatcgtgattgagtgcaattgtaaaattagcttgagatttatatctccgataggcaagatagaaaagtgttgatggtggtttttagttcagggttaaaattgtaaaccttgcatttaatatgccgtcactctgTAAAGAAACGAATCcatataaaagtgatgagtgattcaacctcttcactggcgcattttattgatcaattcaatattttcatatgaaatttatccagaatggtgcatgtagcaacaatcccagagattctgtaaatttcggcaccttgccttgcctttattataagtttctttgaatgctttctgtgctatgttccccggccaaacccttaatattgacatggcatgacaatttgtattcactcgcagtagagtaacacgaatttccaagtatcaaggttaaagtctttgcataaagtactcaatcagaaagcatactgctctctagcaataaacttaaagaactttgtgtcaacacatagaattcaatcaattttgtgatatttCACAAGATTcgaatattaccctgactaattttcaaaaattaggattttgcgccttgcgcaatatattagaccccgttggtcgaaattaagcttaggcgaactaagcaattaatccgccacggattagtaggtgcaaaatcctacccaaaatcagaaaggtgCCGCGGAATAGGTGCATCAGCAAAGGGAAGTGTGGCCATGCTTTAGGAATGCCCCATGTTTCCCAACCGACCCTATTTTccttcaaccaatcaggtcgtcttaaacccgccacacgctggctgggcccatacttaccGACTttgtttcccatcgaccaatcaggtcgctttaaatccgccacacacataccagaagtgtggccactcccatgcttggccggcctctcttatattaaccaatcaggttgctccaaacttgccacagtgttaaaaagAGGCAAACTACACCGaatggtcacaaagccattggttttccaaaaaccgtgccaacatgccaaacgtgccatgttgcgccaataggatgaacggcatgccaacatgccgctccgccacgccaaacgtgcagtatgccaaaacatgccaacgtgcTGTAAATAACGctctacgtgctaacctacctcatgttcgtggccaacgccatgatgtgcttaaattagggttttctagtcagaagcacgactctgcttCAGGCGCataaacaaaaaccctaatttccagttgtggctcaacttacgccactttgggccccacaacatgccacgagcatgcgggacccaggaaaccttAAGAATGGCCCCATATCATAGTCACTCATAGCAATTCTTGCTCCCGTGGTCGTTTCAACATTATGTCCTTACTACagttcctttggcatgactaTGGCACCGTTTACATAAAAAGCGCTACCATGCTGCGACCGCATGCCacgcgcactaattagggtttcgacatgtcaaaccctaatttaggcgaagttgtTACACAAACCAAGCCAaatcatgctacccagagcattgggattgatgtggacactagaactaatgttgccaaaccatatttgggtctaacaccaacatgccaaaatctagcgtccatggctacgccaggcgctacttgcaccaccgtgccactggcacgCACAAACTATTTCAACCACGTCATTGtgtcattatcaggcgccaacagaatgtggccataatcaatggccacctttCTTATGGGtcacaatcttagccgtccaaattcgccacagaattgacaggcctgtggaaactcttaggcgaccaaccaagacaagcctaataacatcacatgctattctccagCGGCAAGtttcctgactttgacttgccacacatagcaacatgctacacgttttccacgaaaacactcgagacatcaaacatgtcacaaaatgggggatactcatcagggtattgctctggcgatttacagcgtgcggcgtgcaacacacccattataagaaagtgtcagaaagcagggcagttagtggcggtaagaagtagtgggtgtaaactaactcgtCTCCTTCATAATGGGAACGTGGTTTTTTGGCATTTACACACGAGCCCACTTCTccgtcactcaatcattcccactttctatgagatcagggtgcgttcaatatgacttgtataaataggttctacctatttcaaccaaacgccaacagtttggttaacaacaacacagtatccagaaaaataccaaagaactgatagctttcattccgcaagccaattccaaattctgatacaagtcataaaatatccacaccttcagaattaaccattctggtctcaacaccttcttcgcttccctccctaagaccaacccttctccttcactttgtgaccgaagcaagactggaacgaccatttcttggtttaggccaggattgtacagattgatctctcgaatctaaagtactcccgtgcagtgcatttgttttaggtttagatttgtttctcatccacacaatcaaatttaccaaaaccagcaaaaacagtttttacccataaacaaaaagtaatcacaaacatctttgtctcatcgtttgtgattccacaataacttgtttcgctagtcgattaagtttattgtgaggtgattgataatactaggctgttattcaggaatataagtttggtttatcaattggttcctgttcaccttgatttgtcaaaagacggaacaaaaactcttgggtatttctgtgggagaaagatttattcaatcctatagacttttctgtgtgagacagatttgtttaccaattctttgactttgggtcgtagaaactcttagttgtgggtgagatcaactaagggaatcaagtgcgtagtatcctgctgggatcagagacgtaaggagcgcaactgtaccttgaatcaatgtgagattgattagggttcaactacagtccagaccgaagttaattggtagcagGCTAGTGTTTGTAACAACTTAATACAacatggtgttcaatctgtactaggtcccggggtttttctgcatttgcggttttctcgttaacaaaattttggtgtctgtgttatttctttttcgcattatattttgttattaattgaaatatcacaagttatgccctaaaatcaatcgattagaatatccaaccttgggttgttgatttacattgattgacacttgaacattggtctttggcaccgttcaagttactcctcttatattcaatcgggctcgcagatttctatttgcggattgcggattgaattaagagttagagatatcaaactctttgatatactttattctagattgattcagactgtctaattgattctctagaaagtgtattggagtaattcctctctgattgtcaaacgaattgttgggtgtggttgttagacccccgcattttcacaaacCTTTGTGTGGAGGATAATTCATAATGAAGTTGGTGTACTAGCCAATGCTAGTAGGTTTGTACTAAGCTATGATATGAAAAGTCTATGCCATCATGAGCAAGATGAGGCTGTAAATTACCTCTTCTTGCAATGTCCCAACACTCAGACTTTCCTATTTGCTTTCCAATTATCCCTGCGTGTTGAAGACAATGAAAATGCTATTATTAAAGAATTGTTATCTAAGGTTCTTATGATTAAATATGATGGGGCTACACATTTAGGTCTCTTGCGTGTATCTTAGGAGCTGGTGGAAGGCTAGAAATAAACCTGTGTTTGAAGGACATGGCCCATATATTAAAAGAATCCTTAGTGAAGCGGCTTCCATTTTCTCCAACTACTACGTACAATGTTATGAATTACACTTCTACGGAGGAAACTATAACAGAAAATGCTAGTATTCAAGCTAATCCTAAGTGGTGTCTTCCACCTATTAATGTCACTAAACTGAATGTTGATGCCATTACAAAAGACAATGATAGTCTTGTGGGGATTATCGCCAGGAGTTACAGAGGTGGGTTATGGGGGCCAAGCTATTTATATTTCCATGAAAGATCACCGCTCTGTGCTGAAGTTTGTGGATTTGTCCATGTGTTGAAATATGCCAAACAGAAGGGGATGGACAACTGCATTGTGGAAGGGGATGCGCAAGTAATAATTAATCTCGTCAACTCCAATGGCCAAGGCCCTCTACCATCTTGCCGAAATCCACAGTCTGATTAAAGGTTTCAGGTCTATTCGATTTCATTTTATCAACAGTAAAGGGAATTTTGTTGCCCACAACCTAGCGAACTATGCTAGAATCAACCATGTATTGAGAAATGGTTGCTCTCTCCTCGCTCTTGTATCCTATACCTCCTCTTAGttgttttttattcttctttcttttgccATGTTTATCGTCGttcttaactgggaaaatggtcAAGATGTGTGCATGGATGTTATAAATGTCTTCCCCTTCACAGGTGAAGGTACTCGCTCTTTCGTTCCAGGCAAAGCTATCTCTAAAGTTGTTTCGCGAAAAcgtactaaatacttggacaaatgTGTCGCACATGGATATGGTCTGGGTGTTTTAGCTTTCTCTACTTTAAGGGAACTCGGCGAAGATATTTTATGttttttgaagcatttgaagaattgtttagttagccaTGATGCTAGTAATGGTTTtgatagttttatttttcataggctAGGTATTGCTATTTAAAAAGGAGTTGACGCCCAGCTTGTTGTTAGTTTGCCAAACTAAGCTTTGTAATAGTTCTTCTTCCTTGACTGAAATGATTCGtgacttttttttcttaaaaaaatcgtttttttttttaattttaatacaTTCAGCAGGAAAAAAGAAATCGGTTGGAGACGATATGCATAGCACGAGCTAAGTTACACACTTGTGGATATGtatattgattttattttattctattttctTATTATGATACACACTTGTTGCAATTGTAGTTGCGTCATAAGAAGAGCTACGCGATAACCGCATGAAATCAGGGACGCAACAACTGAAAGTAAATGAAACGGCTACAACTTTTAGCATGGGATGACTGTAACTATATTAAGCTAGCACTGATGAGAGTCCATTGGTTCCAATCAACTTAGTTAATCCATATGTTATAGCCATGGCGATCCATCCACCGATCAGAACCCTAAGAGAAGACTTCAACAAAGGTGCCTTCCCTAAAATAGCCCCTAACCCTCCAAACACCAACAACGCCACACTCGTCGCTCCGGTCACCACTCCCAACCTCACTTTATGATCTTTTATAAATGCCGCTGCTAATAACGGCACCATAGCTCCAAGGGAGAATGCAATTGCTGATGCACCAGCAGCTTGAAATGGGTTTGGCAAATTTTCCTTCTCGTCATCATTTTGTGTTTCCTCATCTTTTCTTGCCATATTTTGCCGCTTTATTTGCGCCAACTCTATATCAAGTTGTGAATATACCGAGACAAATTCTCCTATGGCCATACTACACGCCCCAGCTATTAAACCGGCAAAACCAGTCAGTATCATAAACTTGACATCTTGTTTTACAGCTCCTACTCCCATCATCAATGATGCAGTCGACAATAAGCCATCGTTGGCTCCAAGGACAGCAGCACGAAGCCACTGTGCTCTTTGGGAGTAATCAAAGTAgtctttgttttctttgattGTTTGTGGTCGTTCAACATCGGATATCATTGGTCTGATGACAGGTGGAGTTGATGGTTGGAAAGTTTGATTAGCTTGATTATGGATAGCCATGGAAGAAACTGAAAAGAAAACGGGCAACTCTGTAGTGGTAGTAGTATTTAGTAAAGAAGAAACGTACTATTGCTGGTGACAATTGCAGAAGAATTAATGAAGAAGTGTGGTTGACACACTCATCCGAAACGGTTTTTATAGAGGGAAATGAGATGGCTTTGTCTTTTCTCAAGTGGTGATAGCGATGGGCACATATAGCTATAGGATTGTTCTATGCATTATCTTATGAAGTAGCTGGTTCGTGATATTGCTACGATTTTGATACTAgctactactccctccgttcttttttaataggccagttttgtttttagcgaaatttaaggaaattaagagaattaatcattgaaagtggtcctcatgacacttgtcaataaaagaagtgacatgaaatggtccccatgacacttgttagcaaaagaattaaagtgaagtggtccacatgacacttgtcatcaaaagaagttaagagaaaagtggtcccaaaaattaaaataacatttgactttcccaattaggaaactgacctatttttttgaaatttttatttatataaactggcctattaaaagagaacggagggagtattaatcaATAAATTACAGTGAGTGCACACGCATGTGTCGACCTGCAAGAATACGAAATCTGAGATCGCATAAAATGTCTCCCTAGTATGGTATGATAACAATTACCGCCTCAGACTAAAACTCAATAAGACTATTGATTGAAGACCTTAATTAAGAGCAAACTTTATGTGGGAGATCTTCAAGTTCAAAGTCACCTATGCAATTAGATGGTTCCAAAGGACTTGACTCCATATCTTACACCACAAAATCAGTCGTTAAAAGGGGATTTTAACTTAATAGCCTGGTTGAATTCTAAAAGTCGAAAAGTTAGAAATTAGTCGAGGTGTAAAATTTCAGAATGACTTTTTAAAGTGAACAAaattaatttttatgaaacaaaataaTCTTGTTTTTGACTTCTGCTTTTAGAGAAGCAAAAATTTTCTGCTTTTAGTGTTCAAACATGCTACAATTACTCTAAACCTAAATCCATCGAATTGAGCGCCAAAAAAACACGACCCTTTAGGTTTCGTTTCAAATGTGTATCCCACCATAAGATTTTCTCGGATGTCCATAATAAATAATGTGTGCGTATAACTATGATACATGACCTTTTAGAGAAACAAAACATTGATAATGAAAAGCATCAAGATGAGTCGTTGTTTCTAACTCAAAAACTGCGTTAGCTATGTTATGTAAGTTGGAGTTtcttaacaaaagaaaactagAAATATAAATAAACTCATGAAAGGTTtgcactaatttttttttgagagtCCGAACCACGATGAACGTGAAGCTAACATTGTGATGATACGTTCATCTTATTAAATTCTAGATTCCTATAAAAAAATGAGCATGATTCGAGATATTAAATCTCACCATTTATAGATTTTAATATCGACTGTTAATTTTTAACGGTTGATTTTTAAAGTGATAGTGTGTTATACGTCTTAGACTggcttcaaattcattgtcgtttgaacTCTTAAAAAAATTGGTGCAAATCTTATAAGACAGTGTGCATACAAGATTATTCATTATCCTTCGTTGGTACAGTGACcctgggtaatttaattaattgagATTGTGCGGACACGATTTCAAGGACAAGATTTTTCTTTTTACGTTTTTTTTTGTAATTCCATCAGATCAATGGGATCGTACTAAACGGGTAGCATTAAAAGAACCACCAACAATACGGAAAGACAACTAATAACTCCCACATAGTCATACAGTAAAGTGAACAGACTATTCCGAGGCAAATATTTGAATCTCTGCTCTCTCAGAGCAACTGCAGTCGTACGAcgataaccaaagatcaaagatcaaaacgaacgaccaaatttgagtttagtctgtagtgTGACGTTAGGATAGGGAAATATATTTAGTCGAGCGGATGTATAATCTACGTTCGGCTGTGGAGCGTAGGTATAAAGTTCGTCCCATTCAGGCGTTGATATATTTTACGCTGGttatggggcgttggtaaagattacACGGATTGTGGGGCGTTCATAAAATTTACGCCGGGAGATGGGAcatacgtataatcaacgcctgatgGGACGAATGGGTAAATAAACGCCTCATTCAAGCGTACTTATAATGTCCGTTCAACTTTTGAATATGTTCGTGACATCTTGGATATGTTCATGAATATGGGCTTTGGGCATGCCACGAATTCAACTGCCCTgtattacaaaaaaataaataaatgcccTCACATggaaaacttaaataaaaaagGTAAACTTCTTTTTAATCTCAGTCAACCTGTTGTATTTATGAACTTTAGGTTCATTTTAGGCCACTGCATGTGTTCTTTGACCA comes from Papaver somniferum cultivar HN1 chromosome 7, ASM357369v1, whole genome shotgun sequence and encodes:
- the LOC113292928 gene encoding vacuolar iron transporter homolog 3-like, which translates into the protein MAIHNQANQTFQPSTPPVIRPMISDVERPQTIKENKDYFDYSQRAQWLRAAVLGANDGLLSTASLMMGVGAVKQDVKFMILTGFAGLIAGACSMAIGEFVSVYSQLDIELAQIKRQNMARKDEETQNDDEKENLPNPFQAAGASAIAFSLGAMVPLLAAAFIKDHKVRLGVVTGATSVALLVFGGLGAILGKAPLLKSSLRVLIGGWIAMAITYGLTKLIGTNGLSSVLA